In Topomyia yanbarensis strain Yona2022 chromosome 2, ASM3024719v1, whole genome shotgun sequence, one DNA window encodes the following:
- the LOC131681812 gene encoding SAGA-associated factor 29-like, translated as MPLTAEQAMLQVQERLRSLKSVIVEIENERKRNEPNIVNAGNKETIRRGALMKMLQISAQTLPLFVSKPGEKIPPLCGSVPADSTYVAKPGDMVAAHVKGLEDEENWILAEVVQYISSANKYEVDDIDEEQKDRHILSKRRIVPLPLMRANPETDGQVVFPKGTTVLALYPQTTCFYKAVINQLPQTANEEYEVLFEDPTYADDYSPPLYVAQRYVIAIKPNKKVGASS; from the exons ATGCCGCTAACTGCTGAACAAGCGATGCTTCAAGTACAG GAACGACTCCGTTCGCTTAAATCGGTTATTGTTGAAATAGAGAATGAGCGGAAGAGAAACGAACCCAACATCGTAAATGCGGGAAATAAAGAAACAATCCGAAGAGGTGCGCTTATGAAAATGCTACAGATTTCGGCTCAAACGCTACCACTCTTTGTCAGTAAACCTGGAGAAAAAATTCCACCGCTTTGTGGTAGCGTTCCGGCTGATAGTACTTACGTTGCAAAACCGGGTGACATGGTTGCCGCTCATGTTAAAGGTCTCGAAGATGAAGAAAATTGGATACTTGCCGAAGTAGTACAATACATCTCGTCTGCCAACAAGTACGAAGTGGACGATATTGATGAAGAGCAAAAGGATCGACACATTTTGAGTAAGCGCCGTATTGTTCCGCTTCCTCTTATGAGAGCTAATCCGGAAACAGATGGACAGGTAGTTTTCCCTAAAGGGACAACCGTATTGGCACTATATCCACAAACTACCTGCTTTTATAAAGCAGTTATTAATCAACTTCCGCAGACAGCCAATGAAGAATATGAAGTACTTTTTGAGGATCCTACGTACGCGGACGATTACTCGCCACCATTATATGTTGCTCAGCGGTATGTCATTGCCATCAAACCGAACAAAAAAGTAGGAGCCAGTTCCTGA